A single Streptomyces mirabilis DNA region contains:
- a CDS encoding ABC transporter permease: MTTLTAPGTTATPTRRPSATRGLVRTMLLLHRPALYIWAGLFVALAALLLWLYGPGTDAAAAAWREYDRCTTATCAYDQDAILRYKSYSLYASLALTFLPFLVAAWAGASLIGREMESGTAQLVWTQSVSPVRWLAVKLAVPAALVTVGTSVLVVLHRRMWVRSQDRIDTAKGWTDVFVFHANGPTTVALALSGLAVGALAGIRLRGSLNALVVSVVWTVGVRSAIALVLPYLWPTVRTVTSLTHDGPTSLGITVHAGLLTSTGARLPDPQCGSSHSTECSALYHRLDAVSFYTDSHPESHYWPLQLMATGLVLVLTALVLLVTFRLLKRLTGTAPKEARR; encoded by the coding sequence ATGACCACGCTGACCGCCCCCGGCACCACGGCGACGCCCACGCGCCGCCCGTCCGCCACACGCGGCCTGGTGCGCACGATGCTGCTGCTGCATCGTCCGGCGCTCTACATCTGGGCCGGTCTGTTCGTCGCGCTCGCGGCCCTGTTGCTGTGGCTGTACGGCCCGGGGACGGACGCGGCCGCCGCGGCGTGGCGGGAGTACGACCGCTGCACGACGGCCACCTGCGCCTACGACCAGGACGCGATCCTCAGGTACAAGTCGTACTCCCTGTACGCCTCCCTCGCGCTGACCTTCCTGCCGTTCCTGGTCGCGGCCTGGGCGGGCGCCTCGCTGATCGGCCGCGAGATGGAGAGCGGCACCGCGCAGCTCGTGTGGACCCAGTCGGTCTCCCCGGTCCGCTGGCTGGCGGTGAAACTGGCCGTGCCGGCCGCGCTCGTCACCGTCGGGACCAGCGTGCTGGTGGTGCTGCACCGGCGGATGTGGGTGCGGAGCCAGGACCGGATCGACACCGCCAAGGGCTGGACCGACGTCTTCGTCTTCCACGCCAACGGCCCGACCACCGTCGCCCTCGCCCTGTCCGGCCTGGCCGTCGGCGCGCTCGCCGGCATCAGGCTGCGCGGTTCCCTGAACGCACTCGTCGTGTCGGTGGTGTGGACGGTCGGCGTCCGGTCGGCCATCGCGCTGGTCCTGCCGTACCTGTGGCCGACGGTGCGGACGGTCACCAGCCTGACCCACGACGGCCCCACCAGCCTCGGGATCACCGTCCACGCCGGTCTCCTCACCTCGACCGGCGCCCGGCTGCCCGACCCGCAGTGCGGCAGCAGCCACAGCACGGAGTGCAGCGCCCTGTACCACCGCCTCGACGCCGTCAGCTTCTACACCGACTCGCACCCCGAATCCCACTACTGGCCCCTCCAGCTGATGGCGACCGGCCTGGTGCTCGTCCTCACCGCACTGGTTCTCCTCGTCACCTTCCGGCTGTTGAAGCGCCTCACCGGTACCGCCCCGAAGGAGGCCCGCCGGTGA
- a CDS encoding RNA degradosome polyphosphate kinase, with protein MNQPSAQAPVQHPQPSVGSIAAHRPHTVAANVSDLEPDIDADLDAYEDLVQDGIMLPQGRFLDRERSWLAFNERVLELAEDPSTPLLERANFLAIFASNLDEFFMVRVAGLKRRIATGVATKSASGLQPREVLEMIWARSRELMARHAACYQEDVAPALAEEGIHLVRWSELTEKEQARLFTLFRHQIFPVLTPLAVDPAHPFPYISGLSLNLAVVVRNPVSGHRHFARVKVPPLLSRFLEASPNRYVPIEDVIAAHLEELFPGMEVLEHHTFRLTRNEDLEVEEDDAENLLQALEKELMRRRFGPPVRLEVEESIDRYVLDLLVRELKISEAEVYPLPGPLDLTGLFGIGALDRPELKYPKFIAGTHRDLAEVESASAPDIFAALRERDVLLHHPYDSFSTSVQAFLEQAAADPDVLAIKQTLYRTSGDSPIVDALIDAAESGKQVLVLVEIKARFDEQANIKWARKLEESGCHVVYGLVGLKTHCKLSLVVRQEGETLRRYSHVGTGNYHPKTARLYEDLGLLTADPQVGADLSDLFNRLSGYSRRETYRRLLVAPKSLRDGLIARINKEVQHHTAGRPAYVRIKCNSMVDEAIIDALYRASQAGVPVDVWVRGICAVRPGVTGLSENIRVRSVLGRFLEHSRVFAFGNGGEPEVWIGSADMMHRNLDRRIEALVRITDPAHRAALNRLFETGMSDTTASWHLGPDGEWTRHSTDADGQPLRNVQEMLIDARRRRRGTATP; from the coding sequence ATGAACCAGCCCAGCGCCCAGGCACCGGTGCAGCACCCGCAGCCCTCCGTCGGCTCCATCGCCGCGCACCGTCCGCACACCGTGGCGGCGAACGTCTCCGACCTCGAGCCCGACATCGACGCCGACCTCGACGCCTACGAGGACCTGGTGCAGGACGGCATCATGTTGCCGCAGGGCCGGTTCCTCGACCGCGAGCGCAGCTGGCTTGCGTTCAACGAGCGGGTGCTGGAGCTCGCCGAGGACCCGAGCACGCCCCTGCTCGAAAGGGCGAACTTCCTGGCGATCTTCGCCAGCAACCTGGACGAGTTCTTCATGGTCCGGGTGGCCGGACTGAAGCGCCGCATCGCGACCGGCGTGGCCACCAAGTCCGCCTCCGGCCTGCAGCCCCGCGAGGTCCTGGAGATGATCTGGGCCCGCTCGCGCGAGCTCATGGCCCGACACGCGGCCTGCTACCAGGAGGACGTCGCCCCCGCGCTCGCGGAGGAGGGCATCCACCTGGTCCGCTGGAGCGAACTGACGGAGAAGGAGCAGGCCCGCCTCTTCACCCTCTTCCGGCACCAGATCTTCCCGGTCCTGACCCCGCTGGCGGTCGACCCCGCGCACCCCTTCCCGTACATCTCGGGTCTGTCCCTGAACCTCGCGGTCGTCGTACGGAACCCGGTCAGCGGCCACCGGCACTTCGCGCGCGTCAAGGTCCCGCCGCTGCTCTCCCGCTTCCTGGAGGCCTCCCCCAACCGCTACGTCCCCATCGAGGACGTGATCGCGGCACACCTGGAGGAGCTCTTCCCGGGCATGGAGGTCCTGGAGCACCACACCTTCCGGCTGACCAGGAACGAGGACCTGGAGGTCGAGGAGGACGACGCCGAGAACCTGCTCCAGGCGCTGGAGAAGGAACTCATGCGGCGCCGCTTCGGGCCGCCGGTGCGCCTGGAGGTCGAGGAGTCCATCGACCGGTACGTCCTCGATCTCCTCGTACGGGAACTGAAGATCTCCGAGGCGGAGGTGTACCCGCTGCCGGGTCCCCTGGACCTCACCGGCCTCTTCGGCATCGGCGCCCTCGACCGGCCCGAGCTGAAGTACCCGAAGTTCATCGCGGGAACGCACCGCGACCTGGCCGAGGTCGAGTCGGCGTCCGCGCCCGACATCTTCGCCGCCCTGCGCGAGCGCGACGTCCTGCTGCACCACCCGTACGACTCCTTCTCCACCTCAGTGCAGGCCTTCCTGGAGCAGGCGGCGGCCGACCCGGACGTGCTGGCCATCAAGCAGACGCTGTACCGGACCTCGGGCGACTCGCCGATCGTCGACGCGCTGATAGACGCCGCCGAGTCCGGCAAGCAGGTCCTCGTCCTCGTCGAGATCAAGGCGCGCTTCGACGAACAGGCCAACATCAAGTGGGCGCGGAAGCTTGAGGAGTCGGGCTGCCATGTCGTGTACGGACTGGTCGGGCTGAAGACCCACTGCAAGCTGTCGCTGGTCGTCCGGCAGGAGGGCGAAACGCTCCGGCGCTACTCCCACGTCGGCACCGGCAACTACCACCCGAAGACCGCCCGGCTGTACGAGGACCTCGGCCTGCTCACCGCCGACCCGCAGGTCGGCGCGGACCTGTCGGACCTCTTCAACCGGCTCTCCGGCTACTCGCGCCGCGAGACCTACCGCCGCCTGCTCGTCGCCCCCAAGTCCCTGCGCGACGGTCTGATCGCGCGGATCAACAAGGAAGTCCAGCACCACACCGCCGGACGCCCCGCCTACGTCCGCATCAAGTGCAACTCGATGGTGGACGAGGCGATCATCGACGCGCTGTACCGCGCGTCCCAGGCCGGAGTGCCCGTCGACGTGTGGGTGCGTGGCATCTGCGCGGTCCGGCCGGGCGTCACGGGCCTGTCCGAAAACATACGCGTACGGTCCGTGCTCGGCCGCTTCCTCGAACACTCCCGCGTCTTCGCCTTCGGCAACGGCGGCGAGCCGGAGGTCTGGATCGGCAGCGCGGACATGATGCACCGCAACCTGGACCGGCGGATCGAGGCCCTGGTCAGGATCACCGACCCGGCTCACCGGGCAGCCCTCAACCGGCTGTTCGAGACCGGGATGTCCGACACCACCGCCTCCTGGCACCTGGGCCCGGACGGCGAGTGGACCCGGCACTCGACCGACGCGGATGGCCAGCCCCTGCGGAACGTCCAGGAGATGCTCATAGACGCCCGGAGGCGCCGGCGTGGCACAGCAACACCTTGA
- a CDS encoding ABC transporter permease subunit — MSAAVNGLPWTVLRLHRAALLGWGAFVAAVTGLLLWAVEVKEDAARAELAYCSHHGTCTITATLDYDDTIGLAALFLCYSFLAVAAWAGAALVARELETGTAQLVWTQSVTPVRWLVAKLALPALLITVGGAVLVPVFRHAWWINPDRTDSSWASANVFVARGPTMVAYGLCALAVGALAGLVLRRSLPALGVSFAVMLVLHQLVQSCRTDLWPSVTRTGTALFTPPDTAWQLANGVIVHGQRVANPEYGHCNGTGTKATQCLADHGITGYYSVYHPASHFWPLQLVETGIVLTVTAAATAATFRLLRRRTA; from the coding sequence GTGAGCGCCGCCGTCAACGGCCTGCCATGGACCGTCCTCCGCCTGCACCGCGCGGCGCTGCTCGGCTGGGGCGCGTTCGTGGCCGCCGTCACCGGGCTCCTGCTGTGGGCGGTCGAGGTCAAGGAGGACGCCGCCCGCGCCGAGCTGGCCTACTGCTCACACCACGGCACCTGCACCATCACGGCCACGCTCGACTACGACGACACCATCGGCCTGGCCGCCCTCTTCCTGTGCTACTCCTTCCTCGCCGTCGCGGCCTGGGCGGGCGCCGCCCTGGTCGCCCGCGAGCTGGAGACGGGCACCGCGCAGCTCGTCTGGACCCAGTCGGTGACCCCCGTGCGCTGGCTGGTCGCCAAGCTCGCCCTGCCCGCGCTGCTGATCACCGTCGGCGGTGCGGTGCTGGTGCCGGTGTTCCGGCACGCCTGGTGGATCAACCCGGACCGGACGGACAGCAGCTGGGCCTCCGCCAACGTCTTCGTCGCCCGCGGCCCCACGATGGTGGCGTACGGCCTGTGCGCGCTGGCCGTCGGCGCGCTCGCCGGACTGGTGCTGCGCCGCTCACTGCCCGCGCTCGGTGTCTCCTTCGCTGTGATGCTCGTGCTCCACCAGCTCGTGCAGAGCTGCCGCACGGACCTGTGGCCCTCGGTCACCCGTACCGGCACCGCCCTGTTCACCCCGCCCGACACCGCCTGGCAGCTGGCCAACGGGGTGATCGTCCACGGACAACGCGTGGCGAACCCCGAGTACGGACACTGCAACGGCACAGGCACGAAGGCCACACAGTGCCTGGCCGACCACGGGATCACCGGGTACTACTCCGTCTACCACCCCGCCTCCCACTTCTGGCCCCTCCAGCTGGTGGAAACCGGCATCGTCCTCACCGTGACCGCCGCGGCCACCGCCGCCACCTTCCGGCTGCTGCGCCGCCGCACCGCATAG